A part of Ascochyta rabiei chromosome 3, complete sequence genomic DNA contains:
- a CDS encoding RNA polymerase B, translated as MDYGESTHPNAARPAPVDYPKPPRLVSRPKPPVAQDEEMGNEIKLGDFEDVHALSVSEARAVVTAVHKGRKNKDAESNPLRDRIHNDNPTITHFLDYFDNFARYKEEESLHAINAMFDTHPELTTVEKALLGTLTPDSADEATTLIPSLADKMDTDSLQAILDELTKMQDRLR; from the exons ATGGACTACGGCGAGAGCACCCACCCCAATGCAGCGCGCCCTGCACCCGTCGACTACCCCAAGCCCCCGCGCCTCGTGTCGCGCCCCAAGCCCCCCGTCGCCCAGGACGAGGAAATGGGCAACGAGATCAAGCTGGGCGACTTCGAGGACGTCCACGCCCTGTCCGTCTCCGAGGCCCGCGCCGTCGTCACCGCCGTCCACAAGGGCCGCAAGAACAAAGACGCCGAGAGCAATCCGCTGCGCGACCGCATCCACAACGACAACCCCACCATCACCCACTTCCTCGACTACTTTGACAACTTTGCCCGCTacaaggaggaggagagcCTGCACGCCATCAACGCCATGTTCGACACCCACCCGGAGCTGACCACGGTCGAAAAGGCCCTGCTGG GCACCCTCACCCCAGACTCGGCCGATGAAGCCACCACCCTCATCCCCTCGCTGGCCGACAAGATGGACACGGACTCGCTCCAGGCCATCTTGGACGAGCTCACCAAGATGC AGGATCGCCTGCGATAG
- a CDS encoding Rho-type GTPase activating protein Rga1, variant 2, which yields MDTTAPPSMEAQGAPPSQQQQQQQQQQQQQHVHDPRTNGLSRQPIDPLDPLSAPRSQSLTQQDRADAPVRSMTDPAQNEQQLQPPKPKRSGKICGKCGEGLTGQFVRALGGTYHLECFTCHDCGKIVASKFFPVPEKPPGQYPLCETDYFRRLDLLCHECGQALRGSYITALERKYHIEHFTCSVCPTVFGASDSYYEHEGSVYCHYHYSTKFAQRCNGCQTSILKQFVEIYRNGQNQHWHPECYMIHKYWNVRLHSTGQPVIESMHAAEGEATDAVRDSVRQQEEEIEAKVNWIWKTLSAFEEKSATCISDMLLHVSNGAYVDGVLAAKKFIIHVELLFNAADDLDAQLVAKTPKGLTYSREAKLLCKKVVAFFALLTQSQGTGVRRLGVTQELLSLVTGLAHYLKLLIRICLQGALKLERETRSSTGLTSFLSQVNALDAKLEEEASRDPTAEAAVLIPRWADACPICDLQVEDKCLHLNNMSFNYSCMLCRSCNADLRHDIRQAYWSPSSKRVFCPACAAAQPDAENGFRHVTKLRQYVHLLKVAHARLMATLRSSGALPHTSDDPNLTGYDSSLGHRMDNNGTALAPPHLRGDARSKSYNGSDANPAGQGSSNAAYEQSMSDIKRLRSTRLDKHLSNTMKRARASRIIDGSEGYEAGANTEMRGGMQIVNERDQVDMNSATLAVNSLALDDIARMAAMEQQREQRPNAFRAGGTALLGQDHAKVRHGHRRDFSGGQDLNHIGDGRSRTFFSELSPLEYFKLKGLAVLQLGLLLDENQYNQEDLLDLIESKKHNFWGKIGFGKAKGKPKKPSTVEKPAFENATFKQSLEWLVEKKGCECTEGVGPGALKVPALLQDAITAMRNMDMSIEGVFRKNGNLKALRELEVEVDQKGVEQVDLSSKNPVILANLLKRFLRVMPDPVLTLKLYKLFMTANDIEDEERRKKVLHLVLCLLPKAHRDTMEVLFCFLNWVSSFHTVDEESGNKMDTWNIATVIAPNILRESNDKEVRSVDQGAVKVVFDLIENNDEFSEVPPEIMELLSDDSATDMSAKEIMRRWEQRGKDPNAPTLAASPKNQGSIAKRRDERNAPQITDADDNPTAMAGESSVRHVANAAGNKNTSPSRPHDTGAPILPYGPNPQASAESHRTASPHRHSYRSPQYQKQQQISTTGAG from the exons ATGGACACGACGGCACCGCCCTCGATGGAGGCACAGGGCGCGCCGCCGtcgcaacagcagcaacagcaacagcaacagcaacagcaacagcacgtCCACGACCCGCGCACCAACGGCCTCTCACGGCAGCCCATCGACCCCCTCGACCCCCTCTCCGCGCCCCGCTCGCAGAGCCTCACCCAGCAAGACCGCGCAGACGCCCCTGTGCGCTCCATGACAGACCCCGCCCAGAACGAGCAGCAACTGCAGCCCCCCAAGCCGAAGCGTAGCGGCAAGATCTGCGGAAAGTGCGGCGAGGGCCTGACCGGCCAGTTCGTCCGCGCATTGGGCGGCACATACCACCTGGAGTGCTTCACCTGTCAC GATTGCGGCAAAATCGTCGCCTCCAAGTTCTTCCCCGTCCCCGAGAAGCCTCCGGGCCAGTACCCTCTCTGCGAGACCGACTACTTCCGCCGCCTCGATCTGCTGTGCCACGAATGCGGCCAGGCCCTCCGTGGCTCCTACATCACCGCCCTCGAGCGCAAATACCACATTGAGCACTTCACCTGCTCCGTGTGCCCTACCGTCTTCGGCGCCTCGGACAGCTATTACGAACACGAAGGCAGCGTCTACTGTCACTACCACTACTCCACCAAGTTTGCCCAGCGCTGCAATGGCTGCCAGACATCCATCCTCAAGCAGTTTGTCGAAATCTACCGCAACGGCCAGAACCAGCACTGGCATCCCGAATGCTACATGATCCACAAGTACTGGAACGTGCGCCTGCACTCGACCGGCCAGCCTGTCATCGAGAGCATGCACGCCGCCGAAGGCGAGGCTACAGACGCCGTCCGCGACAGCGTGCGACAGCAAGAGGAGGAGATCGAAGCCAAAGTCAACTGGATCTGGAAGACGCTGTCCGCCTTTGAAGAAAAGTCCGCCACATGCATCTCCGACATGCTGCTGCACGTAAGCAACGGCGCCTATGTGGACGGCGTCCTGGCGGCCAAAAAGTTCATCATCCACGTCGAGCTGTTGTTCAACGCTGCAGACGACCTCGATGCCCAACTGGTCGCCAAAACCCCAAAGGGCCTGACGTACTCTCGCGAGGCAAAGCTGCTCTGCAAAAAGGTCGTCGCCTTCTTCGCCCTCCTCACCCAGTCCCAAGGCACAGGCGTGCGCCGTCTGGGCGTCACACAAGAACTCCTCTCCCTGGTCACCGGCCTGGCTCACTACCTCAAGCTGTTGATTCGCATCTGTCTGCAAGGCGCCTTGAAGCTCGAGCGCGAGACAAGGAGCTCCACCGGGCTCACGAGCTTCCTATCCCAGGTCAACGCACTCGACGCCAAGCTGGAAGAGGAGGCATCGAGGGACCCAACGGCGGAAGCAGCCGTCCTCATCCCCAGATGGGCCGACGCGTGTCCCATCTGCGATCTCCAGGTCGAAGACAAGTGTCTCCACCTCAACAACATGTCCTTCAACTACAGCTGCATGCTATGCCGCAGCTGCAACGCCGACCTGCGCCACGACATCAGACAAGCGTACTGGAGCCCGTCGTCGAAACGCGTCTTCTGCCCAGCATGCGCTGCAGCACAGCCAGATGCGGAGAACGGCTTCCGTCACGTTACCAAGCTGCGCCAGTACGTCCACCTGCTCAAGGTAGCGCACGCCCGCCTCATGGCTACGCTGCGCTCCAGCGGTGCCCTGCCTCACACATCCG ATGACCCTAACCTGACAGGCTACGATTCCTCCCTTGGCCACCGCATGGACAACAACGGCACCGCGCTGGCACCTCCTCACCTGCGAGGCGACGCCCGATCCAAATCATACAATGGCTCTGATGCAAACCCCGCTGGCCAGGGCAGCTCCAATGCTGCGTACGAGCAGTCCATGTCTGACATCAAACGTCTGCGCTCTACACGCCTCGACAAGCACCTCTCCAACACCATGAAACGAGCCCGTGCATCGAGGATCATCGATGGCTCAGAAGGCTACGAAGCGGGAGCCAACACGGAGATGCGCGGTGGCATGCAGATTGTCAACGAACGCGACCAGGTCGACATGAACAGCGCCACGCTCGCCGTCAACTCGCTTGCGCTGGACGACATTGCCCGCATGGCCGCCATGGAACAGCAGCGAGAGCAAAGACCCAACGCCTTCCGCGCTGGTGGCACGGCGCTCCTCGGCCAAGATCACGCAAAGGTACGCCACGGCCACCGTCGCGACTTCTCAGGAGGCCAAGACTTGAACCACATCGGTGATGGTCGCTCCCGCACCTTCTTCTCGGAACTGTCTCCACTGGAGTACTTCAAGCTGAAGGGTCTCGCTGTGTTGCAGCTAGGCCTGCTCCTCGACGAGAACCAATACAACCAAGAGGACCTGCTCGACCTGATCGAGTCCAAGAAGCACAATTTCTGGGGCAAAATCGGCTTCGGCAAGGCAAAAGGCAAACCGAAGAAGCCTTCAACGGTCGAGAAGCCAGCTTTTGAGAACGCCACCTTCAAGCAGTCCCTAGAATGGCTAGTGGAGAAGAAGGGCTGTGAGTGTACGGAAGGCGTAGGACCGGGTGCGTTGAAGGTTCCAGCGTTGCTGCAAGATGCCATCACCGCGATGAGGAACATGGATATGTCTATCGAGGGCGTCTTCCGAAAGAACGGCAACCTCAAGGCATTGCGAGAGCTCGAAGTCGAGGTAGACCAGAAGGGCGTGGAACAAGTCGATCTCAGTTCGAAAAACCCGGTCATCCTCGCCAACCTTCTCAAACGCTTCTTGCGAGTCATGCCGGATCCAGTCTTGACGTTGAAGCTCTACAAGCTGTTCATGACAGCCAATG ACATTGAGGATGAAGAGCGGAGAAAAAAGGTTCTCCACCTGGTGCTGTGCTTGCTGCCAAAAGCCCACCGCGATACGATGGAGGTTCTGTTCTGCTTCCTCAACTGGGTGTCCTCCTTCCACACCGTCGATGAAGAGTCGGGTAACAAGATGGACACATGGAACATCGCAACTGTGATAGCTCCCAACATCCTCCGGGAGAGCAACGACAAGGAAGTCCGCAGCGTCGATCAAGGCGCGGTCAAGGTTGTTTTCGATCTCATCGAAAACAACGATGAATTCTCCGAG GTGCCTCCCGAGATCATGGAGCTCCTCAGCGACGACAGCGCAACCGATATGAGCGCCAAGGAGATTATGCGACGCTGGGAGCAGCGAGGCAAAGATCCTAACGCGCCTACCTTGGCAGCATCACCCAAGAACCAAGGGAGCATTGCAAAACGCAGAGACGAACGAAACGCTCCACAGATTACTGACGCAGATGACAATCCCACAGCCATGGCAGGCGAGTCGTCGGTACGACACGTTGCAAACGCTGCTGGGAACAAGAACACCTCGCCATCGCGTCCTCACGACACGGGCGCACCGATTCTACCCTACGGCCCAAACCCACAAGCTTCGGCGGAAAGCCATCGTACCGCGTCGCCACATCGACATAGCTATCGCTCGCCGCAGTACCAAAAGCAGCAGCAGATCAGCACCACGGGAGCAGGATGA
- a CDS encoding Rho-type GTPase activating protein Rga1 — protein MDTTAPPSMEAQGAPPSQQQQQQQQQQQQQHVHDPRTNGLSRQPIDPLDPLSAPRSQSLTQQDRADAPVRSMTDPAQNEQQLQPPKPKRSGKICGKCGEGLTGQFVRALGGTYHLECFTCHDCGKIVASKFFPVPEKPPGQYPLCETDYFRRLDLLCHECGQALRGSYITALERKYHIEHFTCSVCPTVFGASDSYYEHEGSVYCHYHYSTKFAQRCNGCQTSILKQFVEIYRNGQNQHWHPECYMIHKYWNVRLHSTGQPVIESMHAAEGEATDAVRDSVRQQEEEIEAKVNWIWKTLSAFEEKSATCISDMLLHVSNGAYVDGVLAAKKFIIHVELLFNAADDLDAQLVAKTPKGLTYSREAKLLCKKVVAFFALLTQSQGTGVRRLGVTQELLSLVTGLAHYLKLLIRICLQGALKLERETRSSTGLTSFLSQVNALDAKLEEEASRDPTAEAAVLIPRWADACPICDLQVEDKCLHLNNMSFNYSCMLCRSCNADLRHDIRQAYWSPSSKRVFCPACAAAQPDAENGFRHVTKLRQYVHLLKVAHARLMATLRSSGALPHTSDDPNLTGYDSSLGHRMDNNGTALAPPHLRGDARSKSYNGSDANPAGQGSSNAAYEQSMSDIKRLRSTRLDKHLSNTMKRARASRIIDGSEGYEAGANTEMRGGMQIVNERDQVDMNSATLAVNSLALDDIARMAAMEQQREQRPNAFRAGGTALLGQDHAKVRHGHRRDFSGGQDLNHIGDGRSRTFFSELSPLEYFKLKGLAVLQLGLLLDENQYNQEDLLDLIESKKHNFWGKIGFGKAKGKPKKPSTVEKPAFENATFKQSLEWLVEKKGCECTEGVGPGALKVPALLQDAITAMRNMDMSIEGVFRKNGNLKALRELEVEVDQKGVEQVDLSSKNPVILANLLKRFLRVMPDPVLTLKLYKLFMTANGKCSSHDPLDLELTRPDIEDEERRKKVLHLVLCLLPKAHRDTMEVLFCFLNWVSSFHTVDEESGNKMDTWNIATVIAPNILRESNDKEVRSVDQGAVKVVFDLIENNDEFSEVPPEIMELLSDDSATDMSAKEIMRRWEQRGKDPNAPTLAASPKNQGSIAKRRDERNAPQITDADDNPTAMAGESSVRHVANAAGNKNTSPSRPHDTGAPILPYGPNPQASAESHRTASPHRHSYRSPQYQKQQQISTTGAG, from the exons ATGGACACGACGGCACCGCCCTCGATGGAGGCACAGGGCGCGCCGCCGtcgcaacagcagcaacagcaacagcaacagcaacagcaacagcacgtCCACGACCCGCGCACCAACGGCCTCTCACGGCAGCCCATCGACCCCCTCGACCCCCTCTCCGCGCCCCGCTCGCAGAGCCTCACCCAGCAAGACCGCGCAGACGCCCCTGTGCGCTCCATGACAGACCCCGCCCAGAACGAGCAGCAACTGCAGCCCCCCAAGCCGAAGCGTAGCGGCAAGATCTGCGGAAAGTGCGGCGAGGGCCTGACCGGCCAGTTCGTCCGCGCATTGGGCGGCACATACCACCTGGAGTGCTTCACCTGTCAC GATTGCGGCAAAATCGTCGCCTCCAAGTTCTTCCCCGTCCCCGAGAAGCCTCCGGGCCAGTACCCTCTCTGCGAGACCGACTACTTCCGCCGCCTCGATCTGCTGTGCCACGAATGCGGCCAGGCCCTCCGTGGCTCCTACATCACCGCCCTCGAGCGCAAATACCACATTGAGCACTTCACCTGCTCCGTGTGCCCTACCGTCTTCGGCGCCTCGGACAGCTATTACGAACACGAAGGCAGCGTCTACTGTCACTACCACTACTCCACCAAGTTTGCCCAGCGCTGCAATGGCTGCCAGACATCCATCCTCAAGCAGTTTGTCGAAATCTACCGCAACGGCCAGAACCAGCACTGGCATCCCGAATGCTACATGATCCACAAGTACTGGAACGTGCGCCTGCACTCGACCGGCCAGCCTGTCATCGAGAGCATGCACGCCGCCGAAGGCGAGGCTACAGACGCCGTCCGCGACAGCGTGCGACAGCAAGAGGAGGAGATCGAAGCCAAAGTCAACTGGATCTGGAAGACGCTGTCCGCCTTTGAAGAAAAGTCCGCCACATGCATCTCCGACATGCTGCTGCACGTAAGCAACGGCGCCTATGTGGACGGCGTCCTGGCGGCCAAAAAGTTCATCATCCACGTCGAGCTGTTGTTCAACGCTGCAGACGACCTCGATGCCCAACTGGTCGCCAAAACCCCAAAGGGCCTGACGTACTCTCGCGAGGCAAAGCTGCTCTGCAAAAAGGTCGTCGCCTTCTTCGCCCTCCTCACCCAGTCCCAAGGCACAGGCGTGCGCCGTCTGGGCGTCACACAAGAACTCCTCTCCCTGGTCACCGGCCTGGCTCACTACCTCAAGCTGTTGATTCGCATCTGTCTGCAAGGCGCCTTGAAGCTCGAGCGCGAGACAAGGAGCTCCACCGGGCTCACGAGCTTCCTATCCCAGGTCAACGCACTCGACGCCAAGCTGGAAGAGGAGGCATCGAGGGACCCAACGGCGGAAGCAGCCGTCCTCATCCCCAGATGGGCCGACGCGTGTCCCATCTGCGATCTCCAGGTCGAAGACAAGTGTCTCCACCTCAACAACATGTCCTTCAACTACAGCTGCATGCTATGCCGCAGCTGCAACGCCGACCTGCGCCACGACATCAGACAAGCGTACTGGAGCCCGTCGTCGAAACGCGTCTTCTGCCCAGCATGCGCTGCAGCACAGCCAGATGCGGAGAACGGCTTCCGTCACGTTACCAAGCTGCGCCAGTACGTCCACCTGCTCAAGGTAGCGCACGCCCGCCTCATGGCTACGCTGCGCTCCAGCGGTGCCCTGCCTCACACATCCG ATGACCCTAACCTGACAGGCTACGATTCCTCCCTTGGCCACCGCATGGACAACAACGGCACCGCGCTGGCACCTCCTCACCTGCGAGGCGACGCCCGATCCAAATCATACAATGGCTCTGATGCAAACCCCGCTGGCCAGGGCAGCTCCAATGCTGCGTACGAGCAGTCCATGTCTGACATCAAACGTCTGCGCTCTACACGCCTCGACAAGCACCTCTCCAACACCATGAAACGAGCCCGTGCATCGAGGATCATCGATGGCTCAGAAGGCTACGAAGCGGGAGCCAACACGGAGATGCGCGGTGGCATGCAGATTGTCAACGAACGCGACCAGGTCGACATGAACAGCGCCACGCTCGCCGTCAACTCGCTTGCGCTGGACGACATTGCCCGCATGGCCGCCATGGAACAGCAGCGAGAGCAAAGACCCAACGCCTTCCGCGCTGGTGGCACGGCGCTCCTCGGCCAAGATCACGCAAAGGTACGCCACGGCCACCGTCGCGACTTCTCAGGAGGCCAAGACTTGAACCACATCGGTGATGGTCGCTCCCGCACCTTCTTCTCGGAACTGTCTCCACTGGAGTACTTCAAGCTGAAGGGTCTCGCTGTGTTGCAGCTAGGCCTGCTCCTCGACGAGAACCAATACAACCAAGAGGACCTGCTCGACCTGATCGAGTCCAAGAAGCACAATTTCTGGGGCAAAATCGGCTTCGGCAAGGCAAAAGGCAAACCGAAGAAGCCTTCAACGGTCGAGAAGCCAGCTTTTGAGAACGCCACCTTCAAGCAGTCCCTAGAATGGCTAGTGGAGAAGAAGGGCTGTGAGTGTACGGAAGGCGTAGGACCGGGTGCGTTGAAGGTTCCAGCGTTGCTGCAAGATGCCATCACCGCGATGAGGAACATGGATATGTCTATCGAGGGCGTCTTCCGAAAGAACGGCAACCTCAAGGCATTGCGAGAGCTCGAAGTCGAGGTAGACCAGAAGGGCGTGGAACAAGTCGATCTCAGTTCGAAAAACCCGGTCATCCTCGCCAACCTTCTCAAACGCTTCTTGCGAGTCATGCCGGATCCAGTCTTGACGTTGAAGCTCTACAAGCTGTTCATGACAGCCAATGGCAAGTGCTCCAGTCACGACCCGCTCGACCTTGAACTAACCAGACCAGACATTGAGGATGAAGAGCGGAGAAAAAAGGTTCTCCACCTGGTGCTGTGCTTGCTGCCAAAAGCCCACCGCGATACGATGGAGGTTCTGTTCTGCTTCCTCAACTGGGTGTCCTCCTTCCACACCGTCGATGAAGAGTCGGGTAACAAGATGGACACATGGAACATCGCAACTGTGATAGCTCCCAACATCCTCCGGGAGAGCAACGACAAGGAAGTCCGCAGCGTCGATCAAGGCGCGGTCAAGGTTGTTTTCGATCTCATCGAAAACAACGATGAATTCTCCGAG GTGCCTCCCGAGATCATGGAGCTCCTCAGCGACGACAGCGCAACCGATATGAGCGCCAAGGAGATTATGCGACGCTGGGAGCAGCGAGGCAAAGATCCTAACGCGCCTACCTTGGCAGCATCACCCAAGAACCAAGGGAGCATTGCAAAACGCAGAGACGAACGAAACGCTCCACAGATTACTGACGCAGATGACAATCCCACAGCCATGGCAGGCGAGTCGTCGGTACGACACGTTGCAAACGCTGCTGGGAACAAGAACACCTCGCCATCGCGTCCTCACGACACGGGCGCACCGATTCTACCCTACGGCCCAAACCCACAAGCTTCGGCGGAAAGCCATCGTACCGCGTCGCCACATCGACATAGCTATCGCTCGCCGCAGTACCAAAAGCAGCAGCAGATCAGCACCACGGGAGCAGGATGA